The window GCAACATCTGTAAATAAGAGAAAAACAGTGATGATGAAGTTCTTTGCATCCTTTGGATATATTGTTTTTTTATGCTCATATTTTTATTTATTAGACTTATTAGCTATCTATATCATTACGGGTACCGATACCTTCTCAAACCCTCTTTATTCTCTTAGGTTTTTTCAGTTTACACCTTTAAATATGTCTGTAGCATCATTTTTAGTTTTAGACTTTATGATGAAGATTTTTGTTATGCTATTTTTAGCAGGTATTGTACTTTTACTTTCTTCTTATCTAAAACAGACTGTAATCGTATTTGTTCTCAGTGTTACGTTGGTTAGTGGATTGATTTTGTTAAATGATTATCAGTCAACAGTCTTAAACCCTATAGCTTTAGTAACTAATTATACAATGGTAAATAAATTTGAAAGTATCAACGTTTTTGGATTGTGTTTACTTAAGCATCAAGTATGCATTGGAATAACAGGAATATGGTGTTTTATTTTGCTTGTTATTATGAGAAAGCGGGCGGTAAGATGGTGTTAAAATATGAATTGAAAAAAATACTGATAAAGCAGAAGGGGATTATTTTGATTTTAGCTTTATTGCTATATAAGAGCATCTTTTCCTTTTACGAAATTCAAAGTGTTTATTACTTACCTTCTCATGAAGATAGAGAAATATATGAAGCATATATTTGTTACCTGAATGGGAATTTGACAGAGGAAAAAGAAAAATTTATTTTGGTTGAAAAAGAAAAAATAGAATCAGTAAAAAGCCAATATAACTACATAAGTATTGATTTATATGATTACAGGTTAAGTGAAGAAGAATATATAGAAAAATATCATGAAATACAAGAATATCTAAAAAGAGACAGAGCCTTTCAAGAAGTATGGTCAAAATATAAGTATGTTATGCTAAATCCTAGCAACCGTTATTTTATTCCCTATGATATACCATCCTTATCTGTTGATAGATTAGATTACTTACTTGTTATGGTAATTATTGTGCTAACAGTTAATTTTTTTTTCACAGAAAGAGATACAAACATGCTGGTTTATATCAAAAGTAGTAAAAAGGGTAGAGGCTCGACTGCTACTACAAAGTGGGGAATAATGATGGCATTGTCTATTATAGTTGTATTGCTAATAAGTGGAGTCGAATATATCATTACTATTTTTTATATGGACACAGTATATCTAAATTATCCTTTACAAAGTCTAGAATTCTATGCAAATTCTCCCTACAGTCTGACAATGGGACAGGTTTGGGGTTCTATTATTGCTTTAAGGTGTATTGGGCTTGCTAGTTTTTGTAGTATAGTTATTGTTTTAGGAGAGATAACGAGAAGTAAGATACTAACACTTTTTATTCCGACAGCTACCATGTTTTTACAAGGGGTTATTGGAACTGATAAAAGTCTAGCTTACCGCATACCTTTTCTTACAGGATTAATTAAAGGAACAGGATATTTTCGTGGCAATGCTACAGTTACTATGCTCAAAGGTACTGCTATAGAAGAAACTGTAAAAGTATTTAGCAATATACCAAAGGATTATCTTATCAAAATGATTATTTTAGCATTAATATGCATTATAAGTTCTTTAGGCACAGTTGTTTTATCCTATAAAAATAAGCAGCATAAAAAGAAAATAGTTTATAGTTTGTTACTTATCTTATTCTTGTTAAGTGGTTGCAATACTGTGCAAAATGATAATGTATATACCCATAACTTGAATATATCTAAAAATTTTTTACTGGTGCAAAATGAGAATTATTATATATTAGGCGAGGATACAAATGCTGTAAGAATTGACAAAAAATCGGGAGAAAAAGAAAAACTTATTAGAAACTCTTTTTATGAGTGTACAGATCCAAGCGTTATTAGCAGAAACTATCTTCAAGGAGAGAACTATTATTATTATACTTATAATAAAAATGCAAGAGTAATTAATCAAATTAATTTAGAAAGTTTAACGGAAAAAAATATCTTTACTACTAATACTGAAGATAAATATTATTTTCTAAATCTATATCTTAAATATGTGGATTTTAAGAACATAGAGAAGATTTGGAGCTTTTTTATAGCAGATGATGATTTATTTCTAGTAATGTATGATGGTAGGGTTGTAAAGGTTGATATAAAATCAAATAAAAAGGAAGTTGTTATAGATGAGGGGATGTTTAGATATAATATATCTTTTGACGGAAACTACATTTATTATATCAACAGCAACCTTGAGCTGAAGAGATATAATATACACACAAAAGAGAGTACTGTTATAATAGACAAAAGGGTAACAAGACTATATTTGATGCCTGATGGAATTTTATGTGCAGATAAAAATGCACTTTATTCAGTGAATAAGGATGGAACTTCCTTGAAAAGGATTATAAATGCAAGTGTAAATGAGTTATCCAGTGATGAAAAATACATATATTACACAGAAAGAAACAGTAACAATTTGTATCGTATATCTAAAGATGGAGGAAAAGGGGAAATTATATCAGATGAAAATATATTAGACTTTGAAGTTTTAACAAATAGTAATTACATATATTGTCGTATAAATGGAAGCTATGAACCAAGATATGAGTTGCTCAACAAAGAATAGTTAGAAGTATAATAGTTAGTTATTTGATTACTTGGCATGTAGACAGGGATAAAGTAAAGCCTAGGAAGGCTATAGCTTATGAGTAGTGAAGAGTAAAGTACTTTAGTAAACTGTTATTTAGCTCTATTAAGATTAAGAATCTAGTTTGTCATATGACTAAGAAGCTATAAAAAAAGCTTAGACTGAGAAAAGTTTAAGCTTTTTATGTCGTTTATGCCCATAAAACGACCGTTTATGCAAAAGGGGTTGTCCTAAAAGTAGAATCGTGATATTTTTAAATTAACTAAATCTTATAGCTTAAAGGAAGATATTGATATGATTAATCAAATAGCTTGTTATATTGTTAATAAGATGAAAAATTATGATGTAGCAAATGAGGAAAATATAGACTTATATATTTATGGATTAGAAATATTAATAATCACAATTATTAAATATTTAGGGATATTTATTATATCATTTTTATTAGGAGTTGTAAAAGAGGCCCTTGTTTTTGTTCTAGCTTTTAGCATGTTGAGGAACCAGGCTGGAGGAGTGCATTTAGATTCTTTTTGGCAATGCTTTATCATTACAAATGTCATAACTTTTTCTTGTATATTTCTTTCTAAAGCTCTACCTATTAATCACACAGCGATATATCAAATAATTATGTTAATCGTATCTATTGTATTAGTTCTAATCTTTGCCCCTGTTGATACAGAGAATAAACCGCTTAATGAGCTTGAAAAGAAGCTATATAAGAGAAGAAGCATATATGTAATACTTATATTAAGTATAATCACCATTGGCTTAAGCTTAGTTTACGATTCTTTTATTGCTTATGGCAATATTGTGTCATTAGGATTTCTATGTGAGGGAATCACATTGACACCTTTAATAAAAAGAAAAACAGGAGGTGAATTAAATGAAAGCAAAGGGTAGATTATTAAGTGGTGTAGCATCAGTAGCTATGGCTTTTGCAAACTTAGGATTAAACATTAACTGCATAGGGCTACTATATCAGCCTAAATGTCCAAGAAGATAATGGATGCTGCTTAAAACTTTGTTTTAAAAAATTACCTTAAATTTAGCAGAGCAATTAAAAAAGGTTATCAGAATTCGATTAACTACTATATGTAGAAATGAATACTATATATTAAAAGTCCTATTTTTACATAGGACTTTTAATATATAAAGAATACCTAAGGAGTCAGTTTTTATAGTTTTATAGCTATCTATAAAATTATAAAAGCTGACTCCTTATATTTTTTTAGGCTTATTATCAAAAAACTAGAAACAAATAAACTACTTATTTTATAATATTTATTAACTTAATGAAATAAAAAGGTAATCAAATTTACATGTAGAATAATAGAAAATGACAACAATTTATATGAGGTGATGTCATATGAAGTTAAATATTGCAATCTGTGATGATGATAAAGCTCACGTAGGTATTATTAAAGATTATATAAATAAAACTAATATTAGTTATGATACTCAAATATTCGAAGCTTATAGTGGTGAAGAGATGCTAGAATTAATAAAGAATACACATATAGATATAATTTTCTTAGATATTGAAATGAAGGAATTAAATGGTATAGAAACAGGCAAAAAAATTAGAGAAACTAATGAAGACACAATAATTATATTTTTGACAGGATATAAGGATTACGCACTAGAAGCTTTTCAAATAGAAAGTTATCAGTACATAATAAAACCTATCACATATGAAAAGTTCAACATCTTAATGCAAAAAATTCTTACACGATTAAAAGAGATAAATGCCTATAAAAATATAAATAATTCTTTTATTTTTAAAGCAAAAGATGGTATAGTGAGATTAAAGTACAAATGGATTTATTACTTTGAAGGACAAGGAAAGAGGGTCTATGTTTCATCTGAAGTGGGTAACTATGATTTTATAGGTACTTTAAAATCAGTTGAGATATCTCTGAACAAAAATATGTTTTTGCGTTGTCATCGAGGGTTTATCATAAATACCGAGAGGTTATTAAATGTTAAAGATAATCAAATCATGTTATTTGATGTGGAGCAACTTATTCCTATTGGTAGAAAGTACAAAAAAGATGTATTAAATGTATTAGAAAAGAAATTATTTGAATGTAATAGGTGAGAAAAATGGATATTATCGCCAATCTTATAACAAACATAATTGATGTGAATTTGCTGTTTTATTATCTAATAGTCGCCTTTAGAGGAGAAAAAAACAAAAATACGTCTATCTTTTTTTGGCTTTCTGTAATTGTATTATTTAATACTCTTGTTAATAATTTTTTGGGACTAGCTAATATTGCAGGATTTATATTGATTTTAACTTCAATGAGTTTTATTTTTAAACTGATTTTTAATGAAGAATTCTTAAGTATTTTTATTGCTTTACTTATAGGCATGATATTCATGTTTACATTAGAATTAGTCACGGCTAATCTAATAATTTATATTTTTAAACTGACCCCATTATTAGTTTTAGAGTTGAATATATATAAAATATTAGCTATTATTATATCCAAAGGTAGCTTTTTCCTTATTACACATTGCTGGATTAGTAAAACTTCTTTTTTCTCGTATTTTCAGTATGAAGGAAGTCGGCCAATAGCTTTTATATTTTTATTTAATTCAATTATTATTTATATGGCATTTATACTTTATAGGTACATAAAGATTAGCTCTTATATAGATTATATTGTTTTCTTTACACTTACAATGTGCGTTATTTTGTTTAGCTGGCTAATCTATATATTTACAAAAAAGATGGTAAAGCAAGAGCAACAAGAAGAGTTTATGAAGATAAAAATTAAGGAATATGAAAATCAGAATTTTTATATCAAGAATATGGAAGATGTTTTGCAAAACATTCGTGCACAAAGACATGACTTTAATAATCATGTAAGTACATTATATGGGTTAATTTATCTTAATAAATTTGAGGAAGCGAAAAAATATATTTTAGGATTAGCAGAAGATGTTTCCATCGCTAATAAAATTGTTGATGTTGGTCATCCTGTGCTTACAGCACTAATAAATATGAAAAGAGACAAGATACTAAGAGAAAATATAAAAATGAACTTAGAGGCTCAACTGCCTAAAAATCTTATTTTTGAATATGTAGACTTATCAATAATTATAGGTAATCTTTTAGATAATGCAATTGAGGCATGTATGAATCCCAATATAGATAGCCCATTTATTGAGCTAGTGATTAAAGTAAAAAGTGACTATTTGGTTATTGAAACATTAAATTCTAAGTCAAATGCAGTAAGCATAGGAGCAGATTTTCTAGAGGATAGATTTACAACTAAAGAGGACAAAGAAAACCATGGTTTTGGATTGAAAAATATAAAAAGAATTGTAGGGCAATACAATGGGCTTTTAAAGATAGAAAATAAAGAAAACACTTTTGCTGTTCACATAGCTTTACCTCTAGAATGTTGTAAAGCAGATAACGATAAACCACCAGATAAATAAATGAATTACTGGTGGTTTATATTCATTAAGTATGCGTAATTTTTTGGACAAGTTAATTAAAGAGTTCTTTTATTTTCCTTGGTCCTGCTAGGATATCTCTTCTAATAAACAAAGTGCCATCATCTTTTGTCTTGGTACACCATTTTATAAGCATGATCTTCCCGTCTGCTATTTCAATACCGGTTATACAGTTAGGATGGACACAGCTTCCACTGTTAAAGTATGGAGGCTCATTTAACCTTGGATACATAGGTCTATGATTATGGCCTGTAATAAGCATGTGTTTTTCCTTCACTACCCACTCACTAAGTCTTTTTGCTACTAAATCCTTTTTTTTATGGTTTTTGGCTGTTCTCATAAGACCATTTGCCCCAAACAATTCTAGAGGCCTCCACAGATATCTAACTAAAAATCTAGCTAATCTCCATAAATCATAGTTTAGAAAATCTACTTGATGGCCATGAGTTAATAGTATTTTATCATTTGTGACTTTATACTTAAGCACTAAGCCTTCGTAAACTTTGATATTAGGGAATAAGGGTTTGTATATATTCTCGAGTTCATCAAAGTATTTATATAGATTTTTCATCACAAACTTTTCGTTTCTTTTTACTATGTCATGGTTCCCATAAATGAAGTATAATCTATCTTCTTTATGGAAATTAGATAGAACTTTAAATACATCAATATGAGCTTCAACAATTCTATCAAAGTTTCTATTTTCCCAAAGTTCATCTCCATCCCCTAGCTCTATATAGGTATATCCATTTTCGAAATAATAGTTAAGAGCTGCAGAATAAATGTTTTCATTTTTTGAAAAATCATCTGCCCAGCTTCCGTCTCCTCTATGACAATCACTCATCAAAATTATCCTTGAAGAATCATCAAAGCTAATTTCCTTAGATGTGTGATAAACTTTTGTTACACGATTTAAAATATCCATAGCATTACCTCCGCAAGGAACTAACATAACTCGTATTACAATATATTCCAAGTTTGATAGATGAGGAACGATTAAGACGAAAAAAAGCAGGAGTTTTTACCCTGCTAATTTGGAGACAATTTATGTTTTTTTATTGATCAGACTTTACTTTCTATGGATAATTTTTTATAGCTTATTGAAGTAGATAGTTCCTTATGCTAGAATATATTTTAATCGACAATAATCTATGTAGGATGGAGAGATATCATGCAACTTGTACTTAAAGACAAAAAATTTTATAAATCCTTAGCTAATATTGCGATTCCTATTACATTACAAAATCTTGTCATGTCTTCTATTAACATGCTAGATACATTGATGATAACAAGACTTGGTGATGCTAATATAGCAGCTGCTGGTCTAGCAAATCAAGTTTTTTTCTTTTTTTCACTAATATTGTTTGGGGTAAATAGTGGATCATCAATTTTTATAGCTCAATTCTGGGGGAAAAAAGATATTAAAAATATAAGAAGAATCCTTGGATTAGCAATAATAATATGTGGAATTGTGAGTATTATCTTTACAATAGGTGCTCTTTTTATTCCAGAGACTCTTATGCATATATTTACTCATGAACAGGATGTAGTGGAATTAGGAGTAAAATATCTAAAAATTATAGGATTCAGTTACTTAATAACATCTATAAGCTTTGCATTTAATACAGCCCTAAGAAGTATTGGACAGGCTAAAATTCCTATGTTTATAAGTATAGTTTCTTTATTAGTAAATGCTACATTTAACTATTTGCTTATATTTGGTAAGTTTGGCTTTCCTAAGATGGGAATAGAAGGAGCAGCACTTGCTACTGTGTTGGCTAGGATTGTTGAATTAGTTTCAGTTTTATATATAACTTACCATAGCAAGAATGCTTTAGCTGCAAAGATAAATGAGCTAGTAGATGTATCTAAAGACTTTGTAGTGAAGTATTTTAAGACTGCAGCTCCTGTTATAATAAATGAGTTTTTCTGGTCATTAGGAACTGTAATGTATTCAGTAGCCTATGCAAGAATGGGAAAGGAAGCAACATCTGCTGTTCAGATATCTAATACTGTTCAAAATATATTCTTAGTATTATCTAGAGGATTGTCAAGTGCATGTGCTGTTATGATTGGTAATGAAATTGGAGCAGGAAATAAAGAAAAATCAATATCATATGCTAGGACTTTTATTATAATCGGGCCATTACTAGGGATAGTTTTAGGAGTTATATTATTCGTTTCAACTCCAGCCATTATGACCTTGTTTGGCAATGTTTCAGCAGAAGTTTATGACTATACAACTAAGATGCTCATAGTTATTTCTCTTTCATTGAGTATAAAGATAGTGAATGGTTTATTAATAGTTGGTATTTTTAGAAGTGGTGGAGATACTAGGTTTTCTATGTTCCTAGAGATGGGTTCAGTGTGGCTTGTAGGAGTGCCATTATCATTTTTAGGTGCCTTAGTTTTGAAAATTCCGGTTTATTGGGTAGTGGCTTTAGTTACTCTAGAAGAGGTTGTTAAGGCAGCCATTGGAATACCTAGATTGCTTTCAAATAAATGGGTTAGAAATGTTGTTGAACATATGTAGGATGAGAATATAGATGGGTCAGAATGTTATCTGACCCTTTATTATATTTATAATAATTCAAATTCTACAACAGTATCTATATCATCTGGTAGAGGATGAGTAAGATGTTCAGGCTTACCAAAATTTATAAAGATATAATCATTGTAATCCATAGTATTCCAAGGTTTAATTAACTTTAATTCAGAACCGTCAGAAAGCAATCTGGCTTTTTTAACCTTACCATTTAGTCCTTGAATGCCTAAAGGTCCTATACTACCATCAAATATATGGGCATAGAGCTTATTTTGGTTTTGGGTGAAATAACCCCATTCAGGTTTTGGTAGCATTGATTTTCCACAATTATATATACTGTTTCCATTTTGCTTCATCCATTTATCTATAGCTTCTAAGATGCGCAGAGATTCCTCAGGAATTTCACCCTTTGCATTAGGCCCAATATTTAATAGTAGGTTTCCGTTTTTACTAACACATTCTACCAGCTTTCTAATAATCATCTTAGGAGATTTAAAATTCTTATCTTCTGATGAGTACCCCCAATGATTGTTCATAGTAATACAAGCTTCCCAAGGAACTGGATTTCCATTTTCATCTACTATTCCTTCTGGAGGTATTATTTGTTCAGGTGATGCAAAGTCTCCAGCGTAAAAATTAGGATTATTGGTCATGATACTTCCTGAGTTTTCGCCACTTGCTTCTAATCTATTATCTATTATGACGTCAGGTTGTAATTCTCTCACCATATTTATTAGTTTGGTAGCTTTCCACTTCTCGCCAGTCATATCATCATAGGAGAAGTCGAACCAAAGTATGTCTATTTTACCGTAGTTGGTGCAAAGCTCTCGAACTTGTCCATGCATGTATTCTAGATACCTTTCAAAGTTATGTTTTACGTCTTTGTACTTCTCGTTGTCTCTCATAGGATGGTGTCTATCTCCATAATGAGGGAAGTCATCATGGTGCCAATCTATAATAGAATAATATAAGCCAACTTTAAGGCCTTCTGTTCTAAAAGCATCTACATATTCTTTTATTAAGTCTCTTCTAGCTTTAGTATTAGTAGATTTATAATCTGTAAGCTTACTATCAAACAGGCAAAAACCATCATGGTGTTTGGCTGTCATGACAGCATATTTCATTCCAGAGTTTTTTGCGACTTTAGCCCAGTACTTAGGATCGTAGAATATTGGGTCAAATTCTTCGAAATATTGCATATATTCTTCCTTTGACATTTTTTCATTAGTCATGACCCATTCTCCCCGTGCTGGGATTGAGTAAAGTCCCCAGTGAATAAACATTCCAAACCTATCTTTAAGAAACCAAGCTGTTCTTTTATTTCTTTCTTTTACTAGGTCCATTTTAATTCCTCCTGTGATTATATCCGAATCTATCTTAAGCTCTTTTCTTATTTACTAGTATATATAAAGCTTTATTGAGTGTCCATAGCTGACTTTACTAATTTTTTAAGCTTGTTTACTTAAAGATAGGCAAGCTCTATTATATAATGATTATTATCGAGAGATTAACTTTATGAGTTTTAGTAAAATCACCTTAGTTTATTAAGTTTCGATTGAGTTTTATTTCTATTTGTTTTTTTGACAATAATTTGTATTATTATGTATATAATTATATATGGGGGTGTTAAGGTGAGGACTAATAGAAAACTAACTTTTATGATTAGTACTGTACTTATTGTTTCTTTATTTTTAACTGGATGCGCTACATTTGGCAAAGTCAATAATAGTGAACTAATCCAGAATACTGCTTTTGAGAATATTAGAGAAAAAGATTTAGATTCTAAAAATATTATGAAAATAATTGAAGAATTGACCTCAGAAAAATATAAAGGAAGACTTGCAGGAACTAAAGGAAATGAGCTTGCTACCCATTACATTGCCAACTATTTTAAAAAAATCAAGCTTGATTACCCAGGTGTTTTAGACACATACCTACAGCATTTTGACCATAATGTTAGATTTACGTATAGTGCTCCAAAGCTACAAATATTAAATGAAAAAGGTGAAGTTGAAAAAGACTTTGAATATATAAAAGAGTTTTCTGTAAATACAGGAGTTCCTTCATTGAGCATTAAAGGTGAGTTAAAGGGAAAAGGTATAGTTGTAGATAATACAGAAAATATCATGAAGGATATTGAATCTTATGATGGGAAGGTACTTCTTGTACCAAGAAATATTTTAGCTAGTGAGGGAAATAGAAAACTAATTAACAAGGTACTATCAGGAAACAGTAAAATTGGTGGAATGATTATAGAAGTTGATATCGATAATCCTAATCATATGTATGGTAGTTTTGTGGTGGGACCTAACGCCCAACCAACAGCCAAGTTTGAAGAAGGGCAACCCTTGCTCTTTAACTGCAATGTGACAGTGTTTAACGAGTTAGTTAAAGCTTCTAATGCTGGGTTAGAGATAAGTATGAAGGCGGACTATGCAATAGAAAATGTAACTTCTGCAAATGTAATAGGATATATAGAAGGGAAAGATAAGGTTCTTAAAGAAGAGTTTATTATTATAGGGGCCCATTTTGACCATGCAGGAGATAACAAAAATGGTACATATAATCCAGGAGCATTAGACAATGCTTCAGGTACAGCTGTAATGATGGAAATAGCCAGGATTCTAAAAGAAGGAAATTACAAACCTAAAAAATCGATTTTATTTATTGCATTTAATGGAGAAGAAGAGGGTATATATGGCTCTTACCATTATGTCAATAACCCGATATATCCACTGAACAAAGATAGGACAGTTATGATTAATTTAGATATGGTAGGCTCAAAAACAGAAATGCCTCTTACACTACTGAGCTTTGATAGTACTAATATAAAGCTGAGAGAAGAATTTTATAGGTATTCAAAGGCGTTAAAAATAGATTGTGTCCAAGATGCAGGACAGGGAAGTGATCATTATCCTTTTGGAACAAAGGGAATAGACGTTTTATGCTTAATCAATATGGATTTGAAAAATGGATATCATACTCCTGAGGATACAATAGATAAGGTAGATGAAAAGCGAATTACTGAAATAACTAAGCTTGTACTATATTATATTGATAAAAATGCTTTTTAACATAGTAGCTTAATCTAGGATTGAGACAAAAAAGTTGTCATCCAATGCGTCAGTGAAGGGGGATGGGGGATATTCACTACACCTAGGATGACAACTTATTTACATGTACTTTTTCTCTAGTTCTTCTACTAATCTAATATACTTTTCCTTAGTTTGAATATGTTCATTATTTTCTTCATATTCTTTAAATTGTCTATCTAGCTTATTCATAGTTTCTTTCTTTAGATTTCTCTCTGCGTATTTAAAAAGCATATTATCTTCTTTAAATATATGTTTTTCTAGTAGATTTGCATAACCCATAGCATTTGCAATTACATCAACCTTAACATCATTGCTGCCTTCTTTATATGCTTTTAAAGCAACCTCTAGGTCTCTAACAAAGCCTCTTCCCCAATCATGCTCGATAAGCATCCCTTGGACTGGCCCATTACCTATTTTATCAGTTAGCTCAGATTCCATATCTTTAAACAACATATCCTCTTCTTTTCCATGGTGGTACTTATCTGCATAATTTCTTATAAAATCAATTATAGAAACTAAATCATCATGTGGAATTTCTTTTCCCTCTACAATAGCTACACATATTTTTCTAATTACTTTAAGTACTTTCTTAATATTATCATGTTCATTTACTAATATTTGTATTGTGTTCATAGCATCACCTCAAACAGTCTTTACCTTATTATTATCCACAAAAAAGAATAATAAACACTATTTTATAATCAGTAGTGCTTTTGTCTTAAAAATAAAAAAACATAAAAAGTTGGCGAGATAAGTTGTAAATATATCTAGTATAATCTATAATATTATATAGTTATATACAATATATATGTA of the Proteiniborus sp. DW1 genome contains:
- a CDS encoding M28 family peptidase; the encoded protein is MRTNRKLTFMISTVLIVSLFLTGCATFGKVNNSELIQNTAFENIREKDLDSKNIMKIIEELTSEKYKGRLAGTKGNELATHYIANYFKKIKLDYPGVLDTYLQHFDHNVRFTYSAPKLQILNEKGEVEKDFEYIKEFSVNTGVPSLSIKGELKGKGIVVDNTENIMKDIESYDGKVLLVPRNILASEGNRKLINKVLSGNSKIGGMIIEVDIDNPNHMYGSFVVGPNAQPTAKFEEGQPLLFNCNVTVFNELVKASNAGLEISMKADYAIENVTSANVIGYIEGKDKVLKEEFIIIGAHFDHAGDNKNGTYNPGALDNASGTAVMMEIARILKEGNYKPKKSILFIAFNGEEEGIYGSYHYVNNPIYPLNKDRTVMINLDMVGSKTEMPLTLLSFDSTNIKLREEFYRYSKALKIDCVQDAGQGSDHYPFGTKGIDVLCLINMDLKNGYHTPEDTIDKVDEKRITEITKLVLYYIDKNAF
- a CDS encoding hemerythrin domain-containing protein, producing MNTIQILVNEHDNIKKVLKVIRKICVAIVEGKEIPHDDLVSIIDFIRNYADKYHHGKEEDMLFKDMESELTDKIGNGPVQGMLIEHDWGRGFVRDLEVALKAYKEGSNDVKVDVIANAMGYANLLEKHIFKEDNMLFKYAERNLKKETMNKLDRQFKEYEENNEHIQTKEKYIRLVEELEKKYM